The Erythrolamprus reginae isolate rEryReg1 chromosome 6, rEryReg1.hap1, whole genome shotgun sequence DNA segment TGCTTCAAAGCTAGGGCAATTGGACCAAGTGTTTGTGCAGGAGGACAAAATGCTGCGACTGGGTGAGAAAAAGACCAACTCACAGGTAAAAGCAATTCttcaatttggttttttttaagaattTCCCTAATGTAATTAAATGGAATGTTAAttgaattaagatgttttataagaTTTGAAGAAGATGAATACTGATTAGAGTCAAATAGAATGGATGGAATGTAAAAAGAAATTTGCTTCATTTTGAAAGATgatcttaaataaattaaataaaatacagaaagaatataaaaatacagaaaatatgataaatatatgcagtaaataatataattaattgatGTGAGTGAAAGGACCAGAAATTTGGGCAATTAGTAAATTATGTatgtaataaaaagaaaataaatctagATAAAAATATGTATGGATAATATTATGGGTTATAACTGAAATGTAGAGATAATAATGAATTTGACTATGTACCATAAAACTATGTATGATTATCAAATGTGACCAGGAGAACACTGCGTATAAACACATTGTttgttggaaaaaataaaagcttttgttaaaaaaaatattaaaagttaaaaCCAGAAGCTCCAAGGTGACATTATTTAAAAGGTGTGTCGCAAAGAATTAAGTTATGAACTGACCACATAATGAGTAGCAATAAATTGTCCTGAACAAACCAAAAGTTCATATGCCTTGGGGAGCAGAATACTAAACTTCAGGCACTCCAAATGCTAGATTGTCTCGTATCATCAATGTTTTCCGGAGGTCTCGTTCCATGATTGGTCTTTGTGTTCTCCACTTATGTGCTTCCTGAAGTCCTGGCTCAAAATAGTATATGCAAGCTCCAAAGCCCACCAATATGAGAATTGAGATCATCAAATACATTGGCACAAACCAATCCAAGAAATGAGGCATAACCACTAGACAAAAGGAAAGTAAATATAAAGAGATGGTGTTGATGAATAGAAATAAATACAATCTTATATATTTATCTAAAACATTGGCATGtgctaaataagtaaataaatctaaaacatttatataattattattatttattatttatttattattattattattattattattattattattattattattattattatacctttCTGGGCAACTCCCAATCAAAGAGTAAAAGACatattaaatcatttttaaaattacaaaa contains these protein-coding regions:
- the SMIM45 gene encoding small integral membrane protein 45 produces the protein MPHFLDWFVPMYLMISILILVGFGACIYYFEPGLQEAHKWRTQRPIMERDLRKTLMIRDNLAFGVPEV